A stretch of DNA from Sugiyamaella lignohabitans strain CBS 10342 chromosome B, complete sequence:
cgctgatgctgctgattcgGAAATTTTCAGTTCACCATCTTCTTTCCTTGCCCTCATTCTtatatcacgtgatataACCTTGCCCTTGAGGATGGATTTTCAGCCCCTGATTGCAACACCGGCTGCCTGGGTAATGTGTGTTTGATTGGGAAAAAAAGAGGTCTCACTTTttaaaataaaagtgaGActaagaaaaaagaagttgaatGCCTTCGACCAGACTCGAACTGATGATCTCCTCATTACTAGTGAGGCGCCTTACCACTTGGCCACGAAGGCTTCTTATATTCGGAAAATTTTGCACTTGTTCAAGAGAGAGGTTCTTTGCTTAGGTACTTGGCGACGAAGTCCAACCAAAAACGTCGATATTCGTGTATAATTTACCTAACAGGTGAATCGAGTCGTATGTGGGCAATTTCGAAGGCCCTGACGCATATCAAGGTGTTCTGCATACCCGTCAGCCAAAGTGTTTCTGGTCCTGTGGCCTGTCGGGTCCGGTTAGTGCTTTTTTGTTCTCTCCTgggggtttgcctccggcggctgggggtgctgccccagaccccgttgtgctcgcttcgcgagcgccTGGGCCCTATGGACACTTTGTAGTTTAGTGGGTTCCAGGAAGTGTTCACGGAGTCCGGTCTACAGTTTGGGTGACGCTGGCTTTTCGCGTGGCCAGTTGAACACGTAGCTCGTGCCATGGGCCGTGTACGTCTACAATATGGGCTACTATATGACTGCTAGTTACCTCGAACCTGCAAATGGTTATTgctcgaagaagaaataaaagaagaagctgaatTATATACGTCACGTGACTATATCGGCATCTTCTATTTACCGAGCAAGGACGCATGAGAAGCAGCCATACCCCAGTTAAACATTTGCCATCGCCGCCAAACGCCTCCACGCGCCAAGTCCCCCCTGACAACAACCATTACCCTGAAACTAACCCCAAATCAACATCTGCCAGTTAAATTTGTGGCACAAACCCAGATACACAGCTCGAGCAACATACAATCACACAACGGTTTGGTGGAATTTTTGTGCGACAAGAGGATCGGAACGTGCTATTTGATATAACGAAGCTGGACTGCCGACTCAATAGATTAATagattcaaataatttcgaCAAAGAGCAATCCGAgctgtttttttgttctagattcgttgttgctgttgcgCATCTTGATTAAGCATGGCTGCTCTCGAGGATTTGATCCCAGTTGTAAACAAGCTCCAGGACCTTGTATTCAATACCATTGGATCTGATACTCTGGATCTTCCCCAagttgtggttgttggatCTCAATCATCTGGTAAATCTTCGGTCTTGGAAAATATTGTTGGTCGAGACTTTCTTCCAAGAGGTACAGGTATTGTCACTAGACGTCCTTTGATTCTTCAATTAGTAAATATTCCTTCCAGTGCACCTCCTACCTGGACACAAAACGACAATACTGGCTATGGAACCAACAATGTAAATAACGGCTCAACTAGTTCCAAtagtaccaccagcaatagTCTTTCCAGCTCACCTGCGTCTACTCATGGAGCCATTGCTGGTGGCGGTCCTAATCCTAACGCCACATTCGTTCGTGAAGCTGAATGGGGTGAGTTTTTACACATTCCAGGCAGAAGATTCTATGATTTTTCAGACATTCGCCGCGAAATCGAGTCGGAGACTGCCAGAATCGCTGGTAACAACAAGGGTATTAACCGTTTGCCCATCAACCTGAAAATCTTCTCTCCTCATGTGCTTAACCTTACTCTGGTCGATTTGCCAGGTCTTACAAAAATTCCTATTGGAGACCAACCTACCGACATTGAGCGACAGACCAGAGGACTTATTTCTGAATACATTGCCAAGCCCAATAGTATCATTCTCGCGGTATCGCCTGCTAATGTTGATTTGGTCAACTCAGAATCACTCAAGCTGGCACGTCAAGTCGACCCCCAAGGAAAACGGACTATCGGCGTTCTTACTAAACTAGATTTAATGGACCAAGGTACAAATGCGTTGGACATATTGTCTGGCCATGTATACCCATTAAAACTGGGATTTATTGGTGTCGTCAATCGATCTCAACAGGACATCCAAGAAGGAAAATCACTGGACGAGTCTTTGACCGCCGAAAAGAACTTTTTTGCTACCCACCCTGTTTATAGAAATATTGCTCACAAATGTGGCACCGCGTACCTGGCCAAGTCCTTGAACCAGACCCTCATGGCCCATATTAGAGATCGATTACCCGACATCAAGGCTCGTCTTAACACGTTGATGGGCCAAACTGAGCAGGAATTAGCTTCTTATGGTGTCGATAGTTCGTACAGTAAGGAGAACAGAGGCCCATTAATCTTGCAGCTCATGACCAGATTCGCCTCGTCTTTCATTGCAAGCATTGAAGGtacttcttcagaaatcTCGACCAAGGAGCTTTGTGGTGGTGCCAGAATCTACTATATTTACAATGAAGTGTTCGGCCAATCTTTGACTAACATTGATCCTGTTGGTACTTTATCTCATAGCGATGTTCGTACTGCCATTCGTAACTCTACAGGACCACGTCCATCACTTTTCGTTCCCGAGCTTGCATTTGACTTGCTAGTAAAGCCACAGATCAAGCTTCTAGAGGGACCTTCGCAGAGATGTGTTGAGCTCGTGTACGAAGAACTCATGAAAATATGCCACAACTGTGGTTCGACTGAGCTTTCCAGATACCCTAAATTGCAAGCCAAACTTATTGAGGTTATTTCTGATTTATTAAGAGAGAGATTAGGTCCCACTTCTGCGTACGTATCGAGTCTAATTGACATTCAGCGCGCTTACATTAATACTAATCACCCTAATTTTGTTGGTGCCGCAGCTGCAATGGCTTCTGTGCTGgaagaaaaacaagcaaAGGAGAAGAAAGTCAAGGAATTGGAAAAGGCTGCTCATG
This window harbors:
- the DNM1 gene encoding dynamin-related GTPase DNM1 (Dynamin-related GTPase involved in mitochondrial organization; required for mitochondrial fission and morphology; assembles on the cytoplasmic face of mitochondrial tubules at sites at which division will occur; also participates in endocytosis and regulating peroxisome abundance; GO_component: GO:0016020 - membrane [Evidence IEA]; GO_component: GO:0005741 - mitochondrial outer membrane [Evidence IEA,IEA]; GO_component: GO:0005741 - mitochondrial outer membrane [Evidence IDA] [PMID 11038182]; GO_component: GO:0005739 - mitochondrion [Evidence IEA]; GO_component: GO:0005739 - mitochondrion [Evidence IDA] [PMID 16823961]; GO_component: GO:0005777 - peroxisome [Evidence IDA] [PMID 16968746]; GO_function: GO:0005525 - GTP binding [Evidence IEA,IEA]; GO_function: GO:0003924 - GTPase activity [Evidence IEA]; GO_function: GO:0003924 - GTPase activity [Evidence IDA] [PMID 16186251]; GO_function: GO:0016787 - hydrolase activity [Evidence IEA]; GO_function: GO:0042802 - identical protein binding [Evidence IDA] [PMID 16186251]; GO_function: GO:0000166 - nucleotide binding [Evidence IEA]; GO_function: GO:0042803 - protein homodimerization activity [Evidence IDA] [PMID 16186251]; GO_process: GO:0006184 - GTP catabolic process [Evidence IEA]; GO_process: GO:0001300 - chronological cell aging [Evidence IMP] [PMID 18298044]; GO_process: GO:0008152 - metabolic process [Evidence IEA]; GO_process: GO:0000266 - mitochondrial fission [Evidence IGI,IMP] [PMID 10559943]; GO_process: GO:0000001 - mitochondrion inheritance [Evidence IGI] [PMID 17336903]; GO_process: GO:0051646 - mitochondrion localization [Evidence IGI] [PMID 23341591]; GO_process: GO:0007005 - mitochondrion organization [Evidence IMP] [PMID 9786946]; GO_process: GO:0016559 - peroxisome fission [Evidence IGI] [PMID 18445678]; GO_process: GO:0007031 - peroxisome organization [Evidence IGI,IMP] [PMID 16968746]; GO_process: GO:0051260 - protein homooligomerization [Evidence IDA] [PMID 16186251]); amino-acid sequence: MAALEDLIPVVNKLQDLVFNTIGSDTLDLPQVVVVGSQSSGKSSVLENIVGRDFLPRGTGIVTRRPLILQLVNIPSSAPPTWTQNDNTGYGTNNVNNGSTSSNSTTSNSLSSSPASTHGAIAGGGPNPNATFVREAEWGEFLHIPGRRFYDFSDIRREIESETARIAGNNKGINRLPINLKIFSPHVLNLTLVDLPGLTKIPIGDQPTDIERQTRGLISEYIAKPNSIILAVSPANVDLVNSESLKLARQVDPQGKRTIGVLTKLDLMDQGTNALDILSGHVYPLKLGFIGVVNRSQQDIQEGKSLDESLTAEKNFFATHPVYRNIAHKCGTAYLAKSLNQTLMAHIRDRLPDIKARLNTLMGQTEQELASYGVDSSYSKENRGPLILQLMTRFASSFIASIEGTSSEISTKELCGGARIYYIYNEVFGQSLTNIDPVGTLSHSDVRTAIRNSTGPRPSLFVPELAFDLLVKPQIKLLEGPSQRCVELVYEELMKICHNCGSTELSRYPKLQAKLIEVISDLLRERLGPTSAYVSSLIDIQRAYINTNHPNFVGAAAAMASVLEEKQAKEKKVKELEKAAHEKKLLGDLAFNGSAATDGSDTPVSGQEPPADHILQNGSADQTKKKHRPSSSSNPITNNVPATHEATPNGHKDSFLNYFFGKDGAEQSSVGGHSALSARSKDSPFIQSPAASDPSSARFDLRDIESSLDNPLEHFSEREQLECELITRLIISYFDIVRESIQDQVPKAVMHLLVNFSKESAQNRLVSELYKESLFDDLLYEDETLAQEREKCQNMLKTYKEAARVIGEVV